Proteins encoded within one genomic window of Panicum virgatum strain AP13 chromosome 1N, P.virgatum_v5, whole genome shotgun sequence:
- the LOC120654024 gene encoding defensin-like protein CAL1 has product MALSRRMAAPVLFVVVLLVVAATETVTARVVADETHCLSQSHTFKGMCFSSENCASVCKSENFPSGECKMHGATRKCFCKVVC; this is encoded by the exons ATGGCGCTGTCTCGCCGCATGGCCGCACCCGTCCtcttcgtcgtcgtcctcctcgtcgtcgccgccacaG AGACGGTGACTGCGAGGGTGGTCGCAGATGAGACGCACTGCCTGTCGCAGAGCCACACGTTCAAGGGCATGTGCTTCAGCAGCGAGAACTGCGCCAGCGTGTGCAAGTCTGAGAACTTCCCCAGCGGCGAGTGCAAGATGCACGGCGCCACCAGGAAGTGCTTCTGCAAGGTGGTCTGCTAG